Proteins from a single region of Thermovirga sp.:
- the selB gene encoding selenocysteine-specific translation elongation factor gives MTGKTEISIVLGTAGHIDHGKTTLVRALSGVDCDRLRDEKRRGITIELGFAPLTLPSGKTISIVDVPGHERFIRQMVAGAAGVDGVILVVASDEGVRPQTREHLEILGLIGVEHGLIALTKADLVEKDFLELAIEEVKEEVRETFLEGAEVIPVSSVTGYNLAAFLEALEKLVERISPRDSGGPFFMPIDRAFPVKGFGAVVTGTAYRGRVRKDDVLSVLPRGMKTEVRSVHVHDNPVEEARSGQRVALSLGGVSLSELERGDVLCTPGTFASSSRFDVDLKILASSPDPLHHWQRVRVHLGTTDTVGRIALLKGDRIEPGMQAFAQIVTETPVVAVRGEPFIIRFYSPLTTIGGGKVLMPFARRPKGKKGRKEHLELLDRVSRAGNSGELLLALAFDRPVMTVEQAVILMQEEPGAIVSLARDLDGAGRLLLVGSGEELIVNGDTARVKLGEALRFLKEYHEEEPDSPGMPADELCRRVLPEMALRNAKKILERWAEEGVIEFEGQRIRLSGFSPGDAARKGAAGAAILDYCTARSFQLPEVAEVAEGTGLRQDEVEKALEALKSQGQIFLAAGGLIVSKGVLEELVGILGGIRDDITVASVRDATGSSRKYILPLLEMLDSMGVTRRVQEKRILRKR, from the coding sequence ATGACAGGGAAAACTGAGATCTCCATTGTACTGGGTACCGCGGGTCATATCGACCACGGCAAAACCACCCTTGTCCGGGCGCTGAGCGGAGTGGACTGCGACAGGTTGAGGGATGAGAAACGCCGCGGGATAACCATTGAACTCGGATTCGCCCCCCTTACCCTTCCAAGCGGCAAAACCATAAGTATTGTCGATGTTCCAGGTCACGAAAGGTTCATAAGGCAGATGGTCGCGGGCGCTGCCGGGGTTGATGGTGTCATCCTCGTCGTAGCCTCCGACGAGGGAGTGAGGCCCCAAACAAGGGAACACCTCGAGATCCTCGGCCTGATAGGCGTCGAGCACGGGTTGATCGCTTTGACAAAAGCCGACCTCGTGGAAAAGGATTTCCTGGAATTGGCCATTGAAGAGGTGAAGGAAGAAGTGAGGGAGACTTTCCTCGAGGGGGCAGAGGTGATTCCCGTCTCATCGGTGACGGGGTACAACCTGGCCGCCTTCCTCGAAGCCCTCGAAAAGCTGGTGGAGCGTATTTCACCAAGGGACTCCGGGGGCCCATTCTTCATGCCTATTGACAGGGCCTTCCCGGTGAAGGGTTTCGGAGCCGTCGTCACGGGCACCGCTTATCGGGGGAGGGTGAGGAAGGACGACGTCCTGTCGGTCCTGCCAAGGGGAATGAAGACGGAGGTCCGTTCCGTCCACGTCCACGACAACCCAGTGGAAGAAGCCCGGAGCGGACAAAGGGTCGCCCTGAGCCTTGGAGGGGTCTCGCTTTCGGAGCTGGAAAGAGGGGACGTCCTCTGCACCCCGGGGACATTTGCCTCGTCGAGCAGGTTTGATGTCGACCTGAAGATACTGGCTTCCTCGCCGGATCCCTTGCATCACTGGCAGAGAGTACGCGTCCACCTTGGAACCACCGATACGGTGGGCCGAATCGCCCTGTTGAAGGGGGACAGGATCGAACCGGGGATGCAGGCTTTTGCCCAGATCGTCACGGAAACACCGGTCGTGGCCGTCAGGGGAGAGCCCTTCATAATTCGTTTCTACAGCCCTTTGACGACGATAGGTGGTGGAAAGGTGTTGATGCCCTTTGCCAGGAGGCCCAAGGGAAAAAAGGGGCGAAAAGAACACTTGGAACTGCTGGACAGGGTCTCCAGGGCGGGGAATTCTGGTGAGCTCCTCCTGGCGCTGGCCTTCGACCGACCCGTTATGACGGTGGAGCAGGCCGTGATTCTGATGCAGGAGGAACCGGGAGCCATTGTCTCCCTGGCCAGGGATTTGGACGGGGCTGGGAGGTTGCTGCTGGTTGGGTCGGGAGAAGAGTTGATAGTCAACGGCGATACGGCAAGGGTGAAACTGGGCGAGGCCCTGAGGTTTTTAAAAGAGTATCACGAGGAAGAACCGGATAGTCCCGGAATGCCGGCCGATGAGCTTTGCCGAAGGGTCCTCCCGGAAATGGCGCTCCGCAATGCGAAAAAGATTTTAGAACGATGGGCCGAAGAGGGAGTAATAGAATTCGAAGGCCAGAGGATCAGGCTTTCCGGTTTTTCACCGGGCGACGCGGCCAGGAAAGGCGCCGCCGGGGCGGCCATCCTGGATTATTGTACAGCCAGATCGTTCCAGTTGCCGGAGGTCGCTGAAGTTGCTGAAGGCACGGGGCTTCGACAGGACGAGGTGGAAAAAGCCCTGGAAGCCCTGAAATCCCAAGGACAGATCTTCTTAGCGGCCGGTGGTCTGATCGTCTCCAAGGGAGTCCTGGAGGAGCTCGTCGGGATACTTGGAGGCATCAGGGACGATATCACCGTCGCTTCCGTCAGGGATGCCACCGGTAGCAGCCGGAAGTACATTCTCCCTCTCCTCGAGATGCTCGACTCGATGGGGGTGACAAGGAGGGTGCAGGAAAAGCGGATCCTAAGGAAAAGGTAA
- a CDS encoding L-seryl-tRNA(Sec) selenium transferase → LQGAPTVRQCVESGVDLVTFSGDKLLGGPQIGVIAGGNQLLDRIRQYPFLRTLRVDKMTLAAFEATLRLYMEGKTEEIPTLGLITQPGEILKKRARNLASRIKRHTGFQARVVATEDAVGGGAYPTAVLEGFGVEVEPPEGISDGSALERLRRAPVPVIASAKEGKILLHARTLLKGDGPDVIEALESLLTREVDHDREN, encoded by the coding sequence CTCCAGGGAGCGCCGACGGTCAGACAGTGCGTGGAGTCAGGGGTGGACCTGGTGACCTTTTCCGGTGACAAGCTGCTTGGCGGTCCCCAGATTGGCGTGATCGCCGGCGGGAATCAACTTTTGGACAGGATTCGCCAATACCCCTTCCTGAGGACGCTGAGGGTCGACAAGATGACGTTGGCCGCTTTCGAAGCCACATTGAGGCTTTACATGGAAGGTAAAACGGAGGAGATACCGACCCTGGGGCTTATCACTCAGCCGGGTGAGATCCTGAAGAAAAGGGCCCGAAACTTGGCCTCGAGGATAAAGCGCCACACCGGCTTCCAGGCAAGGGTGGTCGCGACCGAGGACGCGGTAGGCGGGGGAGCCTATCCTACCGCGGTCCTGGAAGGATTTGGGGTGGAGGTGGAACCGCCCGAAGGGATTTCCGACGGTTCGGCGCTGGAGAGACTACGAAGGGCGCCTGTGCCCGTAATCGCGTCGGCTAAAGAGGGAAAGATCCTTCTCCATGCCAGGACCTTGCTCAAAGGAGATGGACCGGATGTGATCGAGGCTCTTGAAAGTCTTTTGACCCGGGAAGTGGATCATGACAGGGAAAACTGA